The following proteins are encoded in a genomic region of Bacillus sp. FJAT-22090:
- the cobS gene encoding adenosylcobinamide-GDP ribazoletransferase: MGKNSGYIRGGQVNSLLLALQFFTIIPVHKNLPMEERQISGMYSLFPWIGASIGAIACVLLSFQWSPLMTAFSIVFVGILLSGGLHLDGFIDTSDAFFSYRDRLKRFEILNDPRVGAFGVMAVVLLIVGKVIIVSEVLAAESFHWIFVLLLPFFSRATLAMLFGLTRSAKESGLAYFFKQKMNVKVVILATICNTFIGLFLIGWMSSSWFIPVTVTAVVLVFICLYRNWSLKNFGGVTGDILGASVEITEVLLWLTLLLLLS, from the coding sequence ATGGGAAAAAATAGTGGATATATTAGAGGTGGGCAAGTGAATAGTCTTTTATTGGCACTTCAGTTTTTCACAATCATTCCCGTTCATAAAAATTTACCGATGGAAGAGCGGCAAATCTCTGGAATGTATAGCTTATTCCCATGGATTGGTGCGAGTATAGGGGCAATTGCTTGTGTATTACTCTCTTTCCAGTGGAGTCCATTAATGACAGCATTCAGTATTGTTTTTGTTGGAATTCTATTATCTGGGGGTCTCCATTTGGATGGTTTTATAGATACATCGGATGCATTTTTTTCCTATAGAGATCGATTGAAGCGGTTTGAGATTCTCAATGATCCAAGAGTTGGAGCATTTGGAGTGATGGCAGTTGTCTTATTAATCGTCGGAAAAGTGATTATTGTTTCAGAAGTATTGGCAGCGGAATCGTTTCATTGGATTTTTGTATTGCTTCTCCCTTTTTTCTCAAGAGCAACACTTGCAATGCTTTTTGGGTTAACGCGAAGCGCAAAAGAGAGTGGGCTTGCATATTTTTTTAAGCAGAAGATGAATGTGAAAGTTGTTATTCTAGCGACTATATGTAATACGTTTATTGGTCTTTTTTTAATTGGATGGATGTCGTCAAGTTGGTTTATTCCCGTTACAGTTACAGCGGTGGTGCTAGTTTTTATTTGCTTGTATCGTAATTGGTCACTTAAAAATTTTGGTGGTGTGACCGGCGATATTCTTGGGGCGAGTGTTGAAATTACGGAGGTGCTATTATGGCTGACGCTTTTACTATTACTCTCATAA
- a CDS encoding cobyric acid synthase gives MKGLMVQGTASSVGKSLVCTAICRLLANEGKQVAPFKSQNMSSLSIQTKDGLEISVSQALQARAAKTSYLPEMNPILLKPNGNMETDIILLGEKVNKMNGMLYREQFFEEGQKLIKTSLKKLSDSYEYLILEGAGSPVEMNLRDRELVNMRVADLADVPVLLVANIEYGGVFASIVGTLALLPESQRARVKGIIINKFQGDITLFQDGIDFLENYTRVKVLGTVPYFPNEMEEEDGVAKSTNAASDEQIEEWAAHFRKHVKWEKIVDILEVGK, from the coding sequence ATGAAAGGACTAATGGTGCAAGGAACCGCTTCAAGTGTAGGAAAAAGCTTAGTATGTACAGCTATTTGCCGATTACTTGCGAACGAAGGGAAACAAGTGGCACCTTTTAAATCACAAAATATGTCCAGTTTAAGCATACAAACGAAAGATGGCCTTGAAATAAGCGTTTCGCAAGCATTACAAGCTAGAGCAGCTAAAACTTCTTATTTGCCTGAGATGAACCCAATATTATTAAAGCCAAATGGAAATATGGAAACAGACATTATCCTATTAGGCGAAAAAGTAAATAAAATGAATGGAATGCTTTATCGTGAACAGTTTTTTGAAGAAGGACAAAAACTTATTAAAACAAGTTTAAAGAAGCTTTCAGATTCCTATGAGTACCTGATTTTGGAGGGTGCTGGAAGTCCTGTCGAAATGAATTTAAGAGATCGAGAATTAGTGAATATGCGCGTTGCTGACTTGGCAGACGTACCTGTACTATTAGTCGCTAATATTGAATATGGTGGAGTGTTTGCTTCCATCGTTGGCACCCTTGCATTGCTACCAGAATCGCAAAGAGCAAGAGTGAAAGGGATTATTATTAACAAGTTTCAAGGAGACATTACACTATTCCAAGATGGAATTGATTTTCTTGAAAATTATACTAGAGTAAAGGTTTTAGGCACTGTTCCTTACTTTCCAAATGAAATGGAGGAAGAGGACGGGGTTGCAAAGAGTACGAACGCTGCTTCCGATGAACAAATAGAGGAATGGGCAGCACATTTTCGGAAGCATGTGAAATGGGAAAAAATAGTGGATATATTAGAGGTGGGCAAGTGA
- a CDS encoding bifunctional adenosylcobinamide kinase/adenosylcobinamide-phosphate guanylyltransferase, which produces MVRGKLVFITGGVRSGKSSFAEKYLMNEQAKRNVYVASGVAVDVEMKKRIERHQQDRENYPVEWLTIEQPRHLEKILPHIQDGDGVLWDCVTTWLANELYEGDMELIEERLHDAIDHVVEKAKIMVIVSNEVLDEPLSNHEDVILYQKWIGQIHQWLVAKADYAFEMEYGLSHQWK; this is translated from the coding sequence ATGGTTCGAGGAAAACTGGTCTTCATAACGGGTGGTGTACGTAGCGGAAAAAGTAGCTTCGCTGAGAAATATTTGATGAATGAGCAGGCTAAACGCAATGTGTATGTAGCATCAGGAGTTGCAGTGGATGTAGAAATGAAGAAACGAATTGAACGGCATCAGCAGGATCGCGAAAATTATCCGGTCGAGTGGTTGACCATTGAACAGCCTCGACACTTAGAGAAAATCCTACCCCATATCCAAGATGGAGACGGAGTCCTATGGGATTGTGTTACCACATGGCTTGCCAATGAGCTGTATGAAGGAGATATGGAGTTGATAGAAGAACGTCTCCATGATGCAATTGATCATGTAGTAGAAAAAGCAAAAATTATGGTCATTGTTTCAAATGAAGTGCTGGATGAGCCGTTATCCAACCATGAAGATGTTATCCTCTATCAAAAGTGGATCGGACAAATTCATCAATGGCTAGTGGCGAAAGCAGATTATGCCTTTGAGATGGAATATGGTTTAAGTCATCAGTGGAAATGA
- a CDS encoding pyridoxal phosphate-dependent aminotransferase: protein MSLPNHGANAHHLYESLGINIPEVIIDYSENVNPLGPPPFVIEHWASYASLITKYPDPYGEPFLSAAATYHNVPIDQVIVGNGAAEIFSSLAKRYVNKRAVLIHPTFSEYAATLAPYHVYIKEIIAIQALPLEEVLDEVEFAEVIYICRPNNPTGYLIPLKEIIQIAEYAKRYKCEVILDEAFLDFIDEGESFIPLLKNFPNVIVVRSMTKMYAIPGLRLGYAIASKQFIKETRATMPHWNSNAIATSIGAACLKEEDYRLQAIAFAKEMRKKFTVFLEKWHCVVLPSRTNFICFQLSNPERSKEFFTYLLTKGCVLRHTENFKGLDGKWFRVGMKEEIHMERLQKEMNEWFEENWSS from the coding sequence TTGTCATTACCTAATCATGGTGCAAATGCTCATCATCTCTATGAAAGCCTTGGGATTAACATACCTGAAGTAATAATAGATTATAGTGAAAACGTGAACCCTCTAGGACCACCACCTTTTGTTATAGAGCATTGGGCATCATATGCAAGTTTAATCACTAAATACCCTGATCCATACGGAGAGCCATTTTTATCAGCTGCAGCTACATATCATAATGTTCCCATCGACCAGGTGATAGTAGGAAATGGGGCTGCTGAAATATTCTCAAGCCTTGCAAAACGTTATGTAAACAAGCGTGCCGTTTTGATCCATCCTACGTTTTCAGAATATGCTGCGACGTTAGCACCCTATCATGTGTACATAAAAGAAATTATTGCAATACAAGCTTTACCTTTAGAGGAAGTATTGGATGAAGTAGAATTTGCAGAAGTTATTTATATTTGCAGACCAAATAATCCTACTGGGTATTTAATTCCTTTAAAAGAAATCATACAAATAGCAGAGTATGCGAAAAGATATAAATGTGAAGTCATTCTAGATGAAGCTTTTCTTGATTTTATCGATGAAGGAGAATCATTTATACCTCTTTTAAAAAATTTTCCGAACGTTATCGTTGTTCGTTCGATGACTAAAATGTATGCAATTCCAGGGTTGCGACTTGGCTATGCAATAGCTAGTAAACAATTTATTAAGGAAACTCGTGCAACCATGCCACATTGGAATAGTAATGCCATAGCGACATCGATAGGTGCAGCTTGCCTGAAGGAAGAGGATTATAGACTACAGGCTATTGCATTTGCGAAAGAAATGCGAAAGAAATTTACTGTATTTCTAGAAAAGTGGCATTGTGTAGTACTTCCATCAAGAACGAATTTTATTTGCTTTCAACTTTCTAATCCTGAACGTTCTAAGGAATTCTTTACGTATTTATTAACAAAGGGCTGTGTACTAAGGCATACGGAGAACTTTAAAGGTCTGGATGGTAAATGGTTTCGTGTAGGAATGAAAGAAGAAATACACATGGAGCGATTGCAGAAGGAGATGAACGAATGGTTCGAGGAAAACTGGTCTTCATAA
- the cbiB gene encoding adenosylcobinamide-phosphate synthase CbiB, which translates to MGPHIIAIAIGLILDKIIGDPPNWPHPVRWIGNLISKLTALLNRGNGRKAKGFLLVFIVVGITFFFTVVVLIAAYSVHVIVGIALESILIASGLAQKSLKDAAMEVYKPLVDKDLPAARQKLSWIVGRDTEKLDEKEITRGVVETVSENISDGITAPLFYAFLFAGAPGLWAYKAINTLDSMVGYKNEKYEEFGYASAKLDDIANYIPSRMTGYIIILWGNKESTLPFKERMKGWWLDAKKHPSPNSGYLEAATAYQLGIQLGGINTYKGIISNRALMGIGEIPLNPSHILSTISHLNTAVFLFWLWLMVIGGVLLVIT; encoded by the coding sequence ATGGGTCCGCATATTATTGCCATAGCAATTGGTCTAATACTAGACAAAATAATAGGTGACCCGCCAAATTGGCCTCACCCCGTTCGATGGATTGGTAATCTCATTTCAAAGCTTACTGCTTTGCTAAATAGAGGGAATGGACGGAAAGCAAAAGGGTTTTTACTTGTTTTCATCGTAGTAGGAATTACTTTCTTCTTTACAGTAGTTGTTTTAATTGCTGCTTATTCTGTTCATGTAATTGTCGGGATTGCTTTGGAAAGTATATTAATTGCTTCTGGGCTAGCTCAAAAAAGCTTGAAGGATGCTGCGATGGAAGTTTATAAACCATTGGTGGATAAAGATTTACCAGCAGCAAGACAAAAACTTTCGTGGATTGTTGGTCGAGATACTGAAAAATTAGATGAAAAAGAGATCACGCGAGGTGTCGTGGAAACTGTTTCTGAAAATATAAGCGATGGGATCACTGCTCCTCTCTTTTATGCATTTTTATTTGCAGGTGCCCCTGGACTCTGGGCCTATAAGGCAATTAATACATTAGATTCAATGGTCGGGTACAAAAATGAAAAGTATGAGGAGTTCGGTTATGCATCTGCAAAACTTGATGATATTGCAAACTACATTCCAAGTCGCATGACTGGCTATATCATCATTCTTTGGGGTAATAAAGAAAGCACACTTCCTTTTAAAGAGCGGATGAAAGGATGGTGGCTGGATGCGAAAAAACATCCAAGTCCAAATAGTGGCTATTTGGAAGCTGCGACTGCCTATCAACTTGGAATTCAACTAGGTGGAATAAATACATATAAAGGAATCATTTCTAACCGGGCATTAATGGGTATTGGAGAGATTCCGCTTAACCCTAGTCATATATTAAGTACCATCTCCCATTTAAATACAGCAGTATTTCTATTTTGGCTTTGGTTGATGGTGATTGGAGGAGTTTTACTTGTCATTACCTAA
- a CDS encoding adenosylcobinamide amidohydrolase, protein MLKVGNLSGGYDHKLIVKDVSFEVGKGEMLGILGPNGSGKSTLLKVMSGILPMSSGDVLIEGKSLQSYSSKELAKKMAVLPQLHSQAFSYTVRDTVSLGRYPHQSGWFSSWSHEDEVAVKEAMKLTAMEVYEHQLLDLLSGGEQQRVFVAQALAQQAPILLLDEPTNHLDIAHQKQLLDTIKTQTIEKGITVISVFHDINLASLYCDRLLLMEQGEIKAIGEPHEVVKKNQIETVYQARVSTNPHPELPKPQITILPDVNEKIVNDQITTENFQVTDELVVFQAEKQLRTWSSAVINAGSGWYRSFVNRRVDAQYNIDNAQMEMQEFLANHGFSETETVGMMTAVQTKDAVIKEYEGDFGSVFIMVTAGVGNAVDVSKAYEVENFPVVGTINTWIIINGTLAEEAFLQAVITATEAKTKALTAESVMDPRTGTIATGTSTDSILVASTQQGSYIPYAGPITEIGKKIGLGVFECTVEAIQTYKKVKGWV, encoded by the coding sequence ATGTTGAAGGTAGGAAACTTGTCAGGTGGTTACGACCATAAATTAATCGTTAAAGACGTCTCCTTTGAAGTTGGAAAGGGTGAAATGCTTGGAATACTTGGTCCCAATGGAAGTGGGAAATCTACTTTGCTGAAGGTGATGAGTGGGATTTTACCAATGAGTTCTGGGGACGTATTAATAGAGGGGAAATCACTGCAATCGTACTCATCTAAAGAGCTAGCTAAAAAAATGGCAGTTTTGCCACAATTACATAGTCAAGCATTTTCATATACGGTTAGGGATACAGTATCTCTTGGCCGATATCCGCACCAAAGCGGATGGTTTTCCTCTTGGTCACATGAAGATGAAGTAGCTGTTAAGGAAGCAATGAAACTAACAGCAATGGAAGTGTACGAGCATCAATTACTAGACCTATTGTCCGGTGGGGAGCAGCAGCGAGTATTTGTTGCTCAAGCACTTGCACAACAAGCACCAATATTATTGCTCGATGAACCGACAAACCATTTAGACATTGCACACCAAAAACAATTACTCGATACTATTAAAACGCAAACAATTGAAAAAGGAATTACCGTCATAAGTGTATTTCATGATATAAACCTTGCATCCCTATATTGTGATAGGCTGTTATTAATGGAGCAAGGGGAAATTAAAGCAATCGGAGAGCCTCATGAAGTAGTTAAGAAAAATCAGATTGAAACAGTGTACCAAGCACGAGTTAGTACGAATCCACATCCAGAACTTCCAAAGCCGCAGATCACTATTCTTCCTGATGTGAATGAAAAGATAGTAAATGACCAAATAACAACCGAAAACTTTCAGGTTACAGATGAGCTCGTTGTATTTCAAGCAGAAAAGCAGCTAAGAACATGGTCATCTGCTGTCATAAATGCAGGAAGTGGCTGGTATCGATCATTTGTAAATAGAAGAGTAGATGCACAGTATAATATTGATAATGCTCAGATGGAAATGCAGGAGTTCCTTGCAAATCATGGTTTTTCTGAAACAGAGACAGTTGGAATGATGACAGCTGTTCAAACGAAAGATGCTGTTATTAAGGAGTATGAAGGAGACTTTGGTTCTGTCTTCATCATGGTGACAGCGGGTGTTGGAAATGCAGTAGATGTATCAAAAGCGTATGAAGTTGAAAATTTTCCGGTAGTAGGAACTATTAATACTTGGATTATAATAAACGGAACTCTTGCTGAAGAAGCATTTCTACAAGCGGTGATAACTGCAACAGAAGCAAAAACGAAAGCGCTAACCGCTGAATCTGTAATGGATCCACGAACAGGCACAATCGCAACTGGTACATCTACAGATAGCATTTTAGTGGCTTCGACGCAGCAAGGTAGCTATATTCCATATGCTGGGCCAATCACAGAAATAGGAAAGAAAATTGGACTTGGTGTGTTTGAATGTACCGTAGAAGCAATCCAAACTTATAAAAAAGTTAAAGGCTGGGTGTAG
- a CDS encoding FecCD family ABC transporter permease, translating into MIGYTLSIIALLVAIWLGVSVGSVKVPISTLWDRGADEIATNIVWKIRLPRVVLAGLVGASLAIAGAAFQGLLKNPLADPYTLGVSSGASVGAVATLFFGISVPFLGIYTLPIFSMIGALVTMLLVITFAKLVDRAMKMETIILTGIIFSSFLGSVISLMIALTGEELRQIIGWLLGSVSMRGWSYVQMALPFIVIGSILLALNRRELNALLFGEERAKHLGVNVKRRKMMILIGGSMLTGTAVAVSGTIGFVGLVVPHMTRLLFGSDHRHVLPLSFINGASLLIICDLVSRTIISPTELPIGVITAFIGAPVFAFIFFRQRKKGGV; encoded by the coding sequence ATGATCGGCTACACCTTGTCTATTATTGCTCTTTTAGTGGCGATATGGCTAGGTGTATCGGTCGGATCCGTAAAGGTACCGATCAGCACATTATGGGATAGGGGAGCAGATGAAATTGCGACCAATATCGTTTGGAAAATTCGCTTGCCGCGGGTTGTTCTTGCGGGGTTAGTTGGTGCATCACTAGCCATTGCAGGAGCCGCGTTTCAAGGTTTATTAAAAAACCCGCTTGCCGACCCTTATACGTTAGGAGTGTCGTCCGGTGCCTCAGTAGGCGCCGTGGCTACGCTCTTTTTCGGTATTTCGGTACCATTTCTAGGAATTTATACGTTACCCATTTTCAGTATGATAGGTGCATTAGTTACGATGCTTCTTGTCATTACATTTGCCAAATTAGTCGATCGTGCGATGAAAATGGAGACGATTATTTTAACTGGAATCATTTTTAGTTCTTTTTTAGGCTCGGTTATATCATTAATGATTGCGTTAACAGGAGAAGAGCTTAGGCAAATCATCGGCTGGCTGCTTGGTAGTGTATCGATGCGAGGCTGGAGCTATGTACAGATGGCATTACCTTTTATCGTCATAGGTTCGATTTTATTAGCTTTAAACAGAAGAGAATTAAATGCACTGTTATTTGGTGAAGAACGTGCAAAGCATCTTGGAGTTAATGTAAAAAGAAGAAAGATGATGATCTTGATCGGCGGGTCTATGTTGACGGGAACAGCAGTAGCAGTATCTGGAACAATTGGTTTTGTTGGGCTTGTTGTTCCACATATGACGAGACTTTTATTTGGATCGGATCATCGACATGTATTACCACTTAGCTTCATCAATGGAGCATCTTTACTCATTATCTGCGACTTAGTTTCTCGTACAATAATTTCACCAACCGAACTACCAATTGGAGTAATCACTGCATTTATTGGTGCACCAGTGTTCGCATTTATTTTCTTTAGACAGCGAAAAAAAGGAGGCGTTTAA
- a CDS encoding ABC transporter substrate-binding protein: MKKLWQLWMTSALAVLLLVGCSQEEAKPVEDKGTTQEEATIEETEFPITMTDAVGNEITLEEAPKTIVSMLPSNTEILFALGLNEEIIGVNDYDNYPEEALEKEKIGGMEFNVEKIVSMNPEIVFAHESMLGAGDAGLQQIRDAGVKVFVVKNAADFNETYTTIEQIGRATGKLPEAQKIVEDMKAKVEEVKEKVANVETKKTVFVETSDVPEIYTPGKGTFMQEILDMVNAENIAADQEGWFMIAPEEIVNRNPDVIIVMYSYVEGIVDSVKARDGFDTINAVKNDAVVQVDENLTSRTGPRLAEGLEEVAKAIYPEAFSE; the protein is encoded by the coding sequence ATGAAGAAGTTATGGCAATTATGGATGACATCCGCACTTGCAGTATTATTGTTAGTTGGATGTTCTCAAGAAGAAGCAAAACCTGTTGAAGACAAGGGCACTACTCAAGAGGAAGCAACAATAGAAGAAACAGAATTCCCGATTACGATGACCGATGCGGTTGGTAATGAGATAACGTTAGAAGAAGCACCAAAAACAATCGTTTCGATGTTGCCAAGTAATACAGAGATTTTATTTGCGCTTGGACTTAATGAAGAAATTATTGGAGTAAATGATTACGATAACTACCCTGAGGAAGCGCTTGAAAAAGAGAAAATCGGTGGTATGGAATTCAACGTAGAAAAAATTGTATCCATGAATCCAGAAATCGTATTTGCACATGAGTCAATGTTGGGAGCTGGCGATGCAGGTTTACAACAAATCCGTGATGCTGGTGTAAAAGTGTTTGTCGTAAAAAATGCGGCTGATTTTAATGAAACATATACAACTATCGAACAAATTGGTCGTGCTACAGGAAAATTACCAGAGGCACAAAAAATTGTGGAAGATATGAAAGCAAAAGTAGAAGAAGTAAAAGAAAAAGTGGCGAATGTAGAAACGAAGAAGACTGTGTTCGTTGAAACTTCTGATGTTCCGGAAATTTATACACCTGGTAAAGGGACATTTATGCAAGAAATTTTAGATATGGTGAATGCGGAGAATATTGCGGCAGATCAAGAAGGCTGGTTTATGATAGCTCCAGAGGAGATTGTAAACCGTAATCCAGATGTGATCATCGTAATGTATAGCTACGTAGAAGGAATTGTAGATAGTGTGAAGGCACGTGATGGTTTTGATACGATTAATGCTGTTAAAAATGATGCAGTAGTACAGGTTGATGAAAACTTAACTAGTCGTACAGGCCCACGTCTTGCAGAAGGATTAGAAGAAGTAGCGAAAGCAATCTATCCGGAGGCTTTTAGTGAGTAA
- the yyaC gene encoding spore protease YyaC yields MRCLICLVHYVRPAPLILSFYVLGQIKSTGDSFGPFVGTMLKEKNFPYHVFGTIEEPVHALNLEAVLKEINSQFNEPIIFSVDACLGDNHQIGSIILKDGPLIPGNAINNPLPEVGNYQLKAIVNYLDPSFPTNSLNNTRLSTVMSLAKITSAILLKSVQNKNNIKMTMNPF; encoded by the coding sequence ATGAGATGTCTTATCTGCTTAGTACATTATGTGAGACCGGCACCATTGATATTGTCTTTTTATGTATTGGGTCAGATCAAATCGACTGGTGATTCTTTCGGTCCCTTTGTCGGAACGATGCTAAAAGAAAAAAACTTTCCATATCATGTATTCGGAACAATCGAAGAGCCCGTTCACGCACTAAATTTAGAAGCTGTATTAAAAGAAATTAATAGCCAGTTCAATGAACCAATTATTTTTAGTGTGGATGCCTGTTTAGGAGATAATCACCAAATCGGATCAATTATATTAAAAGATGGTCCCCTCATTCCTGGAAATGCTATTAATAATCCGCTTCCCGAAGTGGGAAACTATCAATTAAAAGCGATTGTAAACTATTTAGATCCGAGCTTTCCTACAAACTCTTTAAATAATACGAGATTAAGCACTGTTATGAGCCTTGCAAAAATTACGTCTGCAATTTTATTGAAGTCAGTCCAAAACAAGAACAATATAAAAATGACGATGAATCCTTTTTGA
- the argS gene encoding arginine--tRNA ligase, with product MNAVEKVQQSIKTALQEAIIKAELVEVEQIPSIHLETPKDKANGDYATNIAMQLTKLAKRNPRQVAEAIVENLDMSGTMMEKIDIAGPGFMNITVRKDYLQEVVKAVLAEKENYGRTTSGAGEKIQVEFVSANPTGDLHLGHARGASVGDSLCNVLDFAGYDVAREYYINDAGNQIHNLAVSIEVRYFEALGLEREMPEDGYRGQDIIDIAAELVKEHGDKFVSMSDEERYKAFRAHGLKVELAKLQKDLADFRVGFDNWYSETSLYETGKIDVALDKLKANGHIFEEEGATWFRSTTFGDDKDRVLIKSDGSFTYLLPDIAYHEDKLVRGFDQLINIWGADHHGYIPRMKAAIEALGYEREKLEVSVIQMVQLYKDGEKMKMSKRTGKAVTMRELVEEVGLDAVRYFFGMRSGDSHMDFDLDLAVSQSNENPVYYAQYAHARICSILRSAETQEMKASTDSLELLQSEKELDLLKKIGDFPQVVADAAKLRAPHRVATYIQELAATFHSFYNADKVLDAENMALSEARLALVTSARQTISNALRLIGVAAPEKM from the coding sequence ATGAACGCGGTAGAAAAGGTACAACAGTCCATTAAAACGGCATTGCAAGAAGCAATTATAAAAGCGGAATTAGTAGAGGTAGAGCAAATTCCTTCTATTCATCTAGAAACACCAAAAGATAAAGCAAATGGCGATTATGCAACTAATATTGCGATGCAATTAACAAAGCTTGCGAAAAGAAATCCTCGTCAAGTTGCAGAAGCAATTGTTGAAAATCTGGATATGTCAGGCACGATGATGGAGAAAATCGACATCGCTGGACCAGGATTTATGAACATCACAGTTCGTAAAGATTATTTACAAGAAGTTGTAAAAGCGGTCCTTGCGGAAAAAGAGAATTACGGACGTACTACTTCAGGTGCTGGAGAAAAGATTCAAGTAGAATTTGTATCAGCGAATCCAACAGGTGACTTACATTTAGGTCATGCTCGTGGTGCATCTGTAGGGGATTCATTATGTAATGTACTTGATTTTGCAGGGTACGATGTTGCACGCGAATATTATATTAATGACGCTGGTAATCAAATTCATAACTTGGCAGTGTCCATTGAAGTGCGTTATTTTGAAGCATTAGGACTAGAAAGAGAAATGCCAGAAGACGGCTATCGTGGACAAGATATTATCGATATTGCAGCAGAACTTGTGAAAGAGCATGGCGATAAATTTGTCTCTATGTCAGATGAAGAGCGCTATAAAGCGTTCCGTGCGCATGGATTAAAAGTAGAGCTTGCTAAATTACAAAAAGATTTAGCTGATTTCCGAGTTGGATTTGATAACTGGTACTCAGAAACTTCTTTATATGAAACAGGAAAAATTGACGTTGCCTTAGATAAATTAAAAGCAAACGGACATATTTTTGAGGAAGAAGGAGCTACATGGTTCCGCTCTACTACTTTTGGAGATGACAAAGACCGTGTATTAATTAAAAGTGATGGCTCTTTCACGTATTTATTACCGGATATTGCCTACCATGAGGACAAATTAGTTCGTGGGTTCGACCAACTGATTAATATTTGGGGAGCAGACCACCATGGTTATATCCCACGTATGAAAGCGGCAATCGAGGCACTAGGATACGAGCGTGAAAAACTGGAAGTATCAGTTATTCAAATGGTTCAGCTGTATAAAGACGGCGAAAAAATGAAGATGAGTAAGCGTACAGGGAAGGCAGTTACAATGCGCGAGCTTGTAGAAGAAGTTGGACTGGATGCTGTTCGTTATTTCTTCGGTATGCGTTCTGGTGATTCTCATATGGATTTCGATCTAGATTTAGCTGTTTCCCAGTCGAATGAAAACCCAGTATATTATGCACAATATGCGCATGCACGTATTTGCTCTATTTTACGCTCAGCTGAAACACAAGAGATGAAAGCGTCGACCGATTCACTTGAGTTATTGCAAAGTGAAAAAGAATTAGACTTATTGAAAAAAATAGGTGACTTCCCACAAGTAGTAGCGGACGCTGCAAAACTTCGTGCACCTCACCGAGTGGCGACATACATTCAAGAGCTAGCTGCAACATTCCATAGCTTCTACAATGCCGATAAAGTATTGGACGCAGAAAACATGGCATTATCAGAAGCTCGACTTGCTTTAGTGACATCTGCTCGTCAAACAATCTCAAACGCTCTACGTTTAATTGGCGTAGCTGCTCCTGAAAAAATGTAA
- a CDS encoding DUF1934 domain-containing protein — protein sequence MAQPLKKSVHVRLKSTICHPNVEKETFDIETTGELTLKGNQSYLVYEEVQDEKIVRTTVKLGGKSALILRSGGVKMRLPFESGELQTGSYDTDYGTLMITTNTTHLHFEDGYFHVEYELLINDEVAGTYTLELIYTEAD from the coding sequence ATGGCTCAACCATTAAAAAAATCAGTACATGTTCGTTTGAAATCCACCATTTGTCATCCAAATGTCGAGAAGGAAACATTCGATATTGAAACGACTGGAGAACTAACGCTAAAAGGAAATCAGTCTTATTTAGTTTACGAGGAAGTCCAGGATGAGAAAATTGTCAGAACAACTGTCAAGCTTGGCGGTAAATCTGCTCTTATATTGCGAAGTGGTGGAGTCAAAATGCGATTACCGTTTGAAAGCGGTGAGCTTCAAACTGGGAGCTACGATACGGATTATGGCACATTAATGATAACTACAAATACAACGCATCTACATTTTGAAGATGGCTATTTTCATGTCGAATATGAACTGCTGATCAATGATGAGGTTGCTGGTACATATACATTGGAACTAATTTATACGGAGGCGGATTAA